The Primulina eburnea isolate SZY01 chromosome 13, ASM2296580v1, whole genome shotgun sequence genome includes a region encoding these proteins:
- the LOC140810031 gene encoding protein PATRONUS 2-like — protein sequence MERPLTLKPLNIQDENAAIRWKKAPVDGKSKSSKPVSKKGGAAIESRKALKDITNKTFLNIEASSQKKGLQNKCDVIEDACIHHVLETKAQSEKSAINEKLNIAEEGFLHDHRNCIKAQMAASELNFFDTVLPGHDKAESRTKKAKSDFDISSLGCYPEPEEIPMPEFADWFKFWWKSPPSSPTCWDSPPVSPFSWDHDSVELTLKEEDESCI from the exons ATGGAAAGACCTCTCACTCTAAAGCCGCTGAACATCCAAGATGAAAATGCGGCTATCCGATGGAAAA AGGCTCCAGTCGATGGTAAATCTAAGAGCTCCAAACCAGTTTCTAAAAAGGGTGGAGCGGCAATTGAGAGTCGTAAAGCTCTTAAAGATATTACAAACAAGACGTTCCTTAATATTGAAGCATCATCACAGAAAAAGGGTTTACAGAACAAGTGTGATGTTATCGAAGATGCATGCATTCATCATGTCTTGGAGACCAAGGCACAGTCGGAAAAGAGTGCAATAAATGAAAAACTTAATATTGCCGAGGAAGGGTTCCTGCATGATCATAGAAATTGCATCAAGGCACAAATGGCAGCGTCGGAACTCAATTTCTTTGACACGGTTCTTCCTGGACATG ATAAGGCAGAGTCGAGAACGAAAAAAGCCAAG AGCGATTTTGATATTAGCAGCCTGGGCTGCTATCCAGAACCAGAAGAAAtaccgatgccagagtttgcaGATTGGTTCAAGTTTTGGTGGAAGTCTCCCCCCTCTTCACCAACATGCTGGGATTCGCCTCCTGTCTCTCCTTTTTCATGGGATCATGACTCAGTTGAGTTGACACTTAAGGAAGAAGACGAAAGTTGCATATGA
- the LOC140810923 gene encoding uncharacterized protein isoform X2: protein MQADEDVGKIAMAVPLLVSKALELFLQDLCDRTYEITLKRGAKTVNSLHLKQCVQTFNVFDFLKDTVSKVPDLGGSDAPTEDRSATKRRKVLEDEEHGNDDESKRIPMPETGNTSSSGRGRGRGRGRGRGKGSRMLVKESIGQHEKIEDDPNMFHQNGENQEENLGKADNVAGPAESKPIVGKSSERLVRNFDLNIDLNVTGDSTPKLAGVPPDSSTKPTPYLKTEEIPGWSLDDMKQMAIDPIQLTNLNGTIDEEDEDYDEEV, encoded by the exons ATGCAAGCCGATGAGGACGTGGGGAAGATTGCTATGGCTGTACCACTTTTAGTTT CAAAAGCTTTGGAATTATTTCTACAAGACTTGTGTGATCGAACTTATGAGATTACCCTGAAAAGAGGAGCAAAAACTGTGAATTCTTTGCATCT GAAGCAATGCGTGCAGACTTTTAATGTGTTTGACTTCCTGAAGGACACTGTCAGTAAGGTTCCTGATTTAGGCGGCTCAGATGCTCCTACCGAGGATCGGTCGGCTACAAAGAGAAG AAAGGTTTTAGAAGATGAAGAACATGGCAATGATGATGAGTCCAAAAGGATACCCATG CCTGAAACTGGTAACACCAGCAGTAGTGGAAGAGGTAGGGGCAGGGGTAGGGGTCGAGGTAGGGGTAAAGGTAGTCGCATGCTTGTAAAGGAATCAATCGGTCAGCATGAAAAAATTGAGGATGATCCTAACATGTTTCACCAGAATGGTGAGAATCAAGAAGAAAATCTCGGAAAGGCCGATAATGTTGCAGGTCCTGCAGAATCAAAACCTATAGTTGGAAAGAGTTCCGAGAGATTAGTTAGGAATTTTGACCTAAATATTGACTTAAATGTGACCGGTGACTCCACCCCAAAACTAGCTGGAGTGCCTCCTGACTCTTCAACCAAGCCAACACCTTACTTAAAAACTGAAGAAATTCCTGGTTGGTCCCTGGATGACATGAAACAGATGGCTATTGATCCTATTCAACTTACTAATCTAAATGGGACAATTGACGAGGAAGACGAAGATTATGATGAAGAAGTATGA
- the LOC140810032 gene encoding mitochondrial fission 1 protein A-like yields MEANFGKFFDSVGSFFTGGDHLPWCDPDVIAGCEREVAGAENGTSDELRSESIMRMSWALVHSKRPEDVQRGIAMLEASLPRINSPLKVREELYLLAVGFYRSGDYLRSRQLVERALEIAPDWRQALTLKKAIEDKITKDGVIGIGIAATAVGLLAGGIAAALSTRKK; encoded by the exons ATGGAAGCGAACTTTGGGAAATTCTTCGATTCGGTGGGGAGCTTTTTCACCGGTGGCGATCACCTTCCTTGGTGTGATCCCGACGTCATTGCT GGTTGTGAAAGAGAGGTCGCTGGAGCTGAGAATGGTACCTCTGATGAGCTTAGAAGTGAAAGCATCATGCGCATGTCTTGGGCCCTTGTTCATTCAAAACGTCCGGAGGATGTGCAACGTGGAATAGCTATGCTCGAAG CTTCTTTGCCTCGCATAAACAGTCCTTTGAAGGTGAGGGAAGAGCTTTACCTTTTAGCCGTCGGATTCTACAGAAGCGGGGATTATTTGAGGAGCAGGCAGCTTGTTGAGCGTGCTTTAGAG ATTGCGCCTGATTGGAGGCAGGCGTTGACTCTCAAGAAAGCAATTGAAGATAAAATCACGAAAG ATGGAGTGATTGGTATTGGTATCGCTGCAACTGCTGTTGGACTCTTGGCCGGTGGGATTGCAGCTGCACTGTCAACTCGTAAGAAGTGA
- the LOC140810923 gene encoding uncharacterized protein isoform X1, producing the protein MRKKLDTRFPAARIKKIMQADEDVGKIAMAVPLLVSKALELFLQDLCDRTYEITLKRGAKTVNSLHLKQCVQTFNVFDFLKDTVSKVPDLGGSDAPTEDRSATKRRKVLEDEEHGNDDESKRIPMPETGNTSSSGRGRGRGRGRGRGKGSRMLVKESIGQHEKIEDDPNMFHQNGENQEENLGKADNVAGPAESKPIVGKSSERLVRNFDLNIDLNVTGDSTPKLAGVPPDSSTKPTPYLKTEEIPGWSLDDMKQMAIDPIQLTNLNGTIDEEDEDYDEEV; encoded by the exons ATGAGGAAGAAGCTCGACACTCGTTTTCCGGCG GCTCGTATTAAAAAGATTATGCAAGCCGATGAGGACGTGGGGAAGATTGCTATGGCTGTACCACTTTTAGTTT CAAAAGCTTTGGAATTATTTCTACAAGACTTGTGTGATCGAACTTATGAGATTACCCTGAAAAGAGGAGCAAAAACTGTGAATTCTTTGCATCT GAAGCAATGCGTGCAGACTTTTAATGTGTTTGACTTCCTGAAGGACACTGTCAGTAAGGTTCCTGATTTAGGCGGCTCAGATGCTCCTACCGAGGATCGGTCGGCTACAAAGAGAAG AAAGGTTTTAGAAGATGAAGAACATGGCAATGATGATGAGTCCAAAAGGATACCCATG CCTGAAACTGGTAACACCAGCAGTAGTGGAAGAGGTAGGGGCAGGGGTAGGGGTCGAGGTAGGGGTAAAGGTAGTCGCATGCTTGTAAAGGAATCAATCGGTCAGCATGAAAAAATTGAGGATGATCCTAACATGTTTCACCAGAATGGTGAGAATCAAGAAGAAAATCTCGGAAAGGCCGATAATGTTGCAGGTCCTGCAGAATCAAAACCTATAGTTGGAAAGAGTTCCGAGAGATTAGTTAGGAATTTTGACCTAAATATTGACTTAAATGTGACCGGTGACTCCACCCCAAAACTAGCTGGAGTGCCTCCTGACTCTTCAACCAAGCCAACACCTTACTTAAAAACTGAAGAAATTCCTGGTTGGTCCCTGGATGACATGAAACAGATGGCTATTGATCCTATTCAACTTACTAATCTAAATGGGACAATTGACGAGGAAGACGAAGATTATGATGAAGAAGTATGA